The Aquila chrysaetos chrysaetos chromosome 6, bAquChr1.4, whole genome shotgun sequence genome window below encodes:
- the CTNNBIP1 gene encoding beta-catenin-interacting protein 1, with translation MNREGVPGKSPEEMYIQQKVRVLLMLRKMGSNLTASEEEFLRTYAGVVNSQLSQLPQHSIDQGAEDVVMAFSRSETEDRRQ, from the exons ATGAACCGTGAGGGTGTCCCCGGAAAGAGTCCGGAGGAGATGTATATTCAGCAGAAAGTGAGAGTCCTCCTCATGCTGAGGAAGATGGGATCAAAT CTGACTGCTAGTGAAGAGGAGTTCTTGCGCACGTATGCAGGTGTAGTGAATAGCCAACTTAGCCAGCTTCCTCAACACTCAATTGATCAGG GTGCTGAGGATGTTGTGATGGCATTTTCCAGATCGGAGACAGAAGACAGAAGACAGTAA